The following coding sequences are from one Kosakonia sp. H02 window:
- the lplA gene encoding lipoate--protein ligase LplA — translation MSTLRLLISDSYDPWFNLAVEECIFRQMPATQRVLFLWRNADTVVIGRAQNPWKECNTRRMEEDNVRLARRSSGGGAVFHDLGNTCFTFMAGKPEYDKTISTSIVLNALNSLGVTAEASGRNDLVVKTPEGFRKVSGSAYRETKDRGFHHGTLLLNADLSRLANYLNPDKKKLQAKGITSVRGRVANLVDLLPGITHEQVCKAVTEAFFAHYGERVEAEIISPDKTPDLPNFAETFARQSSWEWNFGQAPAFSHLLDERFTWGGVELHFDVEKGHITRTQVFTDSLNPAPLEALAARLQGCLYRADMLSQECDALLVDFPEQEQELRELSAWIAGAVR, via the coding sequence ATGTCGACGCTTCGCCTTCTTATCTCCGACTCTTACGATCCGTGGTTCAACCTGGCGGTAGAGGAGTGTATTTTCCGCCAGATGCCCGCCACGCAACGTGTCCTGTTTTTGTGGCGCAACGCCGATACGGTGGTGATTGGCCGGGCGCAGAACCCATGGAAAGAGTGCAATACCCGGCGCATGGAAGAAGATAACGTGCGGCTGGCAAGGCGCAGTAGCGGCGGCGGCGCGGTGTTCCACGATCTCGGTAATACCTGTTTTACCTTTATGGCGGGCAAACCGGAGTACGACAAAACCATCTCCACCTCTATTGTTCTCAATGCGCTGAATTCCCTTGGCGTGACCGCCGAAGCCTCCGGGCGTAACGATTTGGTGGTAAAAACGCCCGAGGGCTTCCGCAAAGTCTCGGGCTCGGCGTACCGCGAAACCAAAGATCGCGGCTTTCACCACGGCACTTTACTGCTCAATGCCGATCTCAGCCGCCTGGCGAACTATCTCAATCCGGACAAAAAGAAATTACAGGCCAAAGGCATCACCTCCGTGCGTGGTCGGGTGGCAAATCTGGTCGATCTGCTGCCGGGGATCACCCATGAGCAGGTCTGCAAGGCAGTGACGGAAGCCTTTTTTGCTCACTACGGCGAACGCGTTGAGGCAGAAATTATCTCGCCGGACAAAACACCGGACTTGCCGAATTTCGCCGAAACCTTCGCCCGACAAAGCAGTTGGGAATGGAACTTCGGCCAGGCTCCCGCCTTCAGCCATTTGCTGGATGAACGCTTTACCTGGGGCGGCGTGGAGCTGCATTTCGACGTGGAGAAAGGCCATATCACCCGCACGCAGGTGTTTACCGACAGCCTGAACCCGGCCCCGCTGGAAGCGCTGGCGGCTCGTTTGCAGGGCTGCCTGTACCGGGCAGATATGCTGTCGCAGGAGTGTGATGCTTTATTGGTGGATTTCCCGGAGCAGGAACAGGAACTGCGCGAGCTTTCTGCATGGATTGCTGGCGCGGTGCGTTGA
- the deoD gene encoding purine-nucleoside phosphorylase: MATPHINAEMGDFADVVLMPGDPLRAKHIAETFLEDYREVNNVRGMLGYTGTYKGRKISVMGHGMGIPSCSIYTKELITDFGVKKIIRVGSCGAVRMDVKLRDIVIGMGACTDSKVNRMRFKDHDFAAIADFDMVRNAVDAAKTLGVDARVGNLFSADLFYSPDGEMFDVMEKYGILGVEMEAAGIYGVAAEFGAKALTICTVSDHIRTHEQTSSAERQTTFNDMIKIALESVLLGDNA, from the coding sequence ATGGCTACCCCACATATTAATGCCGAAATGGGCGATTTCGCTGACGTAGTGCTGATGCCGGGCGATCCGCTGCGCGCTAAACACATTGCCGAAACCTTCCTTGAAGATTACCGCGAAGTGAACAATGTGCGCGGCATGTTGGGCTACACCGGTACTTACAAAGGCCGCAAAATTTCTGTGATGGGCCACGGCATGGGCATTCCGTCCTGCTCCATCTATACCAAAGAGCTGATCACCGATTTCGGCGTGAAAAAAATCATTCGCGTGGGCTCCTGCGGCGCCGTGCGCATGGATGTGAAACTGCGTGACATCGTTATCGGTATGGGCGCGTGCACGGATTCCAAAGTGAACCGCATGCGTTTCAAAGATCATGATTTCGCGGCTATCGCGGATTTCGACATGGTGCGTAATGCCGTTGACGCAGCGAAAACCCTCGGCGTAGACGCGCGCGTGGGCAACCTCTTTTCTGCGGATCTGTTCTACTCTCCGGACGGCGAAATGTTCGACGTGATGGAGAAGTACGGCATTCTGGGCGTGGAAATGGAAGCGGCCGGTATTTACGGCGTCGCGGCGGAATTCGGCGCGAAAGCGTTGACCATTTGTACCGTTTCCGACCATATCCGTACTCATGAGCAGACCTCGTCTGCTGAACGTCAGACGACGTTTAACGACATGATTAAAATCGCGCTGGAATCTGTCCTGTTGGGCGATAACGCGTAA